A single window of Deltaproteobacteria bacterium DNA harbors:
- the secA gene encoding preprotein translocase subunit SecA produces MLGNLLKGLFGSKNERELKRIAPLVDAINRLEPEFQTLSDEALRAKTDEFRSRLSNGETLEDILPEAFAAVREASVRVLGMRHFDVQLIGGIVLHEGKIAEMKTGEGKTLAATLPLYLNALTGKGVHLVTVNDYLAKRDAEWMGGIYRFLGMSVGVVVHGMSDEERKKAYACDITYGTNNEFGFDYLRDNMKFDLGDVVQRGFHYAIVDEVDSILIDEARTPLIISGPVEKSENKVYNEVKPLIINLRKKQGAIIRSILKELKTRLEQGDEGEKTIELLVQVRRGDPKNPIFLDILAQNQHLKKQIDRMESMLSAQKLLPELDQDLYCVIDEKSNSVELTEKGIRLLASSGKGDFVLPDLDMESFEIRENAELSDEEKAERLKELEDRFMRTSELLHATQQMIKAYWLFEKDVHYVIKDAQVVIVDEFTGRMMPGRRWSDGLHQAVEAKEGVSVAEENQTLATITFQNFFRMYEKLAGMTGTADTEAAEFNSTYNLEVLVIPTNKRMIRKDFPDVIYKTEREKFLAVVEEIKELYKKGQPVLVGTITIEKSEMLSRMLKRAGIPHSVLNAKHHQREAEIIAQAGQKHTVTISTNMAGRGTDIVLGEGVVELGGLHILGTERHESRRIDNQLRGRAGRQGDPGTSRFYLSLEDDLLRIFGSDRMANIMDRLGMEEGQPIEHKLVSKAIENAQRKVEAHNFDIRKHLLEYDDVMNKHREIIYSLRKDILSGDGVGEIVRNMMDEKVEELVERFTDPKAYPDDWDLQGLKENITRLFGFRPKIGPEDLGEERFDALKTEELVEMIKEQVHSVYDKREAYVGAQDLHTIEKYIILQIIDNQWVTHLQDMEHMKEGIGLRGYGQMDPLREYKKEGYALFEELMDRIREESLMTLSRIHLMRRAPVEEEIPKKKKRAMRYSHGDGASPMTVKREGKKIGRNDPCPCGSGKKYKKCCGRNK; encoded by the coding sequence ATGTTAGGAAATCTTCTTAAAGGTCTTTTCGGAAGTAAGAACGAGAGAGAACTTAAGCGCATCGCCCCCCTGGTCGATGCCATCAATCGCCTGGAGCCCGAGTTCCAGACCCTTTCCGATGAAGCGCTTCGGGCCAAGACCGATGAATTCAGGTCGCGCCTCTCAAACGGAGAAACCCTGGAGGACATCCTGCCGGAGGCCTTCGCCGCCGTGCGCGAGGCCTCAGTGAGGGTCCTGGGCATGCGCCATTTCGATGTTCAGCTGATCGGCGGGATCGTGCTTCACGAAGGCAAGATCGCCGAGATGAAGACCGGTGAGGGAAAGACCCTTGCCGCCACTCTTCCTCTCTACCTCAATGCCCTGACGGGTAAGGGAGTCCACCTGGTCACGGTGAACGATTACCTGGCAAAACGAGATGCGGAGTGGATGGGGGGAATTTACCGGTTCCTGGGGATGTCGGTGGGTGTCGTTGTCCATGGAATGAGCGATGAGGAACGCAAGAAGGCTTATGCGTGCGATATCACCTATGGAACCAACAACGAGTTCGGCTTCGACTATCTCCGGGACAACATGAAGTTCGATCTTGGGGACGTTGTTCAGCGGGGATTCCATTACGCCATTGTGGACGAGGTGGACAGTATCCTCATCGACGAGGCCAGGACCCCCCTGATCATCAGCGGTCCGGTGGAAAAGAGCGAGAACAAGGTCTATAACGAGGTCAAGCCCCTGATCATCAACCTCAGGAAAAAACAGGGCGCCATTATTCGATCGATCCTCAAGGAGTTGAAAACCCGGCTGGAGCAAGGAGACGAGGGAGAAAAGACCATTGAGCTGCTCGTCCAGGTCCGGCGGGGAGATCCTAAAAATCCCATATTTTTGGATATCCTGGCCCAGAACCAACACCTCAAGAAACAGATCGATCGCATGGAGAGTATGCTGAGCGCCCAGAAACTCCTGCCCGAACTGGACCAGGACCTTTACTGCGTCATTGATGAGAAGAGCAATTCGGTGGAGCTCACAGAGAAGGGGATCAGGCTTCTTGCCTCCAGCGGAAAGGGCGATTTCGTGCTCCCGGATCTCGACATGGAGAGCTTCGAGATCCGGGAGAACGCTGAGCTGAGCGACGAGGAAAAGGCCGAACGGCTCAAGGAACTGGAGGATCGCTTCATGCGGACCTCCGAACTCCTCCATGCCACCCAGCAGATGATCAAGGCCTACTGGCTTTTCGAGAAGGACGTCCACTACGTGATCAAAGACGCCCAGGTGGTGATCGTGGATGAATTCACGGGACGCATGATGCCCGGTCGCCGTTGGAGTGACGGGCTACACCAGGCCGTCGAGGCCAAGGAGGGCGTAAGTGTCGCCGAGGAGAACCAGACCCTGGCCACCATCACCTTCCAGAACTTTTTCAGAATGTACGAGAAACTCGCCGGCATGACGGGAACGGCCGATACCGAAGCCGCCGAGTTCAACAGCACTTACAACCTGGAGGTCCTGGTCATCCCGACCAACAAGAGGATGATCCGGAAGGACTTCCCCGACGTCATTTACAAGACCGAACGGGAAAAGTTCTTGGCCGTGGTGGAGGAGATCAAGGAACTCTATAAAAAGGGACAACCCGTGCTCGTCGGCACCATCACCATCGAGAAGTCCGAGATGCTGAGCCGGATGCTGAAGCGGGCCGGGATCCCCCACTCCGTCCTGAATGCCAAGCACCATCAGCGGGAAGCGGAGATCATCGCCCAGGCGGGACAGAAACACACGGTGACAATCTCCACCAACATGGCCGGCCGCGGTACCGATATCGTGCTGGGAGAGGGCGTCGTTGAGCTGGGAGGCTTGCACATACTGGGAACCGAAAGGCACGAGAGCCGACGGATCGACAACCAGCTTCGAGGGCGGGCGGGGCGGCAGGGAGACCCCGGCACCTCGCGTTTCTATCTCTCCCTTGAGGACGACCTCTTGAGGATTTTCGGCTCGGATCGGATGGCCAATATCATGGATCGTCTTGGCATGGAGGAAGGCCAACCCATCGAGCACAAGCTGGTTTCCAAGGCCATCGAAAACGCCCAGAGGAAGGTGGAGGCCCACAACTTCGACATCCGTAAGCATCTCCTGGAATACGACGATGTCATGAACAAACACCGGGAGATCATTTACTCCTTGAGGAAGGATATCCTGTCGGGGGACGGCGTCGGGGAGATCGTCCGAAACATGATGGACGAGAAGGTCGAGGAGTTGGTGGAGAGGTTCACGGATCCCAAGGCCTACCCGGATGATTGGGATCTGCAGGGATTGAAGGAGAATATTACCAGGCTGTTCGGTTTTAGGCCCAAGATAGGGCCGGAGGACCTCGGGGAGGAACGGTTCGATGCCCTGAAGACCGAAGAGCTTGTCGAAATGATCAAGGAGCAGGTCCACTCGGTCTACGACAAGCGGGAGGCCTATGTGGGCGCCCAGGATCTTCACACCATCGAGAAGTACATCATCCTGCAGATCATCGACAACCAGTGGGTAACCCATCTCCAGGACATGGAGCATATGAAGGAGGGCATCGGGCTGAGGGGATACGGCCAGATGGATCCTTTGCGGGAATATAAGAAGGAAGGGTATGCTCTTTTCGAGGAACTCATGGACCGGATCCGCGAGGAAAGCCTGATGACCCTCTCCCGCATCCATCTCATGAGGCGCGCTCCGGTGGAGGAGGAGATCCCGAAGAAGAAAAAACGGGCCATGCGGTACAGTCACGGTGACGGGGCGAGCCCGATGACCGTAAAGAGAGAGGGGAAGAAGATCGGTCGGAACGATCCCTGTCCCTGCGGGAGCGGGAAGAAGTACAAGAAGTGCTGCGGCAGGAACAAGTGA
- the argJ gene encoding bifunctional glutamate N-acetyltransferase/amino-acid acetyltransferase ArgJ encodes MEEKKFTVRGFKASALAAGLKKDQSLDLGLIVSDVEAVGAAVFTTNRVQAAPVLLSREHVRDGRIRAIIANAGNANACTGPKGLENARRTAELVAGELGVRAEEVLVASTGVIGAPLNMDKVAAAVPDLVQSLSPDGLPKVAEAIMTTDSFPKKAVFEGRAGGRDYRVLGMAKGAGMIMPDMATMLCFVLTDLCIEAEPLKAVLSRAVESTFNRITVDGDTSTNDMAAVLANGLAGNPSLSSEELAVFREGLTRVMGDLAIMIVRDGEGASKVIHVIIKGAESAGDAEKAARTVANSLLVKTACYGQDPNWGRIMAALGRSGVAMEEETVEIWIDDVKIVEGGLGLGEEAEKRAAGRMQEAEFSLVVDLGRGGFEDRVSTCDLTHEYVSINADYRT; translated from the coding sequence ATGGAAGAGAAGAAATTCACCGTAAGGGGCTTCAAGGCCTCAGCCCTGGCTGCAGGGCTTAAAAAGGATCAGAGTTTGGACTTGGGACTCATCGTTTCCGATGTGGAGGCTGTAGGGGCCGCTGTTTTCACGACCAATAGGGTTCAAGCCGCTCCCGTCCTCCTCAGCCGGGAACATGTTCGGGACGGGAGGATAAGGGCGATTATCGCCAATGCCGGGAATGCCAACGCCTGCACGGGTCCGAAGGGCCTTGAGAACGCCCGCCGCACAGCCGAACTGGTTGCAGGCGAACTGGGGGTCCGAGCCGAAGAGGTCCTGGTGGCCTCCACTGGTGTCATCGGGGCCCCTCTCAATATGGACAAGGTGGCGGCGGCCGTCCCGGATCTTGTGCAGTCCCTGTCCCCTGATGGGTTGCCGAAAGTGGCCGAGGCCATCATGACCACCGATTCCTTTCCGAAGAAGGCGGTCTTCGAGGGGAGGGCCGGTGGAAGGGATTACCGGGTCCTGGGGATGGCAAAGGGTGCCGGCATGATCATGCCGGACATGGCCACCATGCTCTGCTTTGTACTGACCGATCTCTGCATCGAGGCCGAACCATTAAAAGCGGTTCTCTCACGGGCCGTGGAGTCTACCTTCAACCGCATTACTGTGGACGGGGATACGAGCACCAATGACATGGCGGCCGTCCTGGCCAACGGCCTCGCCGGAAATCCTTCCCTGTCTTCGGAAGAGCTGGCAGTGTTCCGTGAAGGGCTTACCAGGGTGATGGGGGACCTAGCTATCATGATCGTCCGGGACGGGGAAGGAGCAAGCAAGGTCATCCACGTGATCATCAAAGGAGCCGAATCGGCCGGTGACGCTGAGAAGGCCGCCAGGACCGTTGCGAACTCCCTCCTGGTCAAGACCGCCTGTTACGGCCAGGACCCCAACTGGGGAAGGATCATGGCCGCCCTGGGCCGATCCGGCGTGGCCATGGAAGAGGAGACCGTGGAGATCTGGATAGACGATGTGAAGATCGTGGAAGGAGGGCTTGGCCTGGGTGAGGAGGCCGAGAAGCGGGCCGCCGGGAGGATGCAGGAGGCGGAGTTTTCCCTGGTCGTGGATCTCGGCAGGGGAGGCTTCGAGGACCGAGTTTCCACCTGTGACCTGACCCATGAATACGTGTCCATCAACGCGGATTACCGCACCTGA
- a CDS encoding XTP/dITP diphosphatase — protein sequence MARPLVLATTNPGKIREFKELLTGFKVDIRSLKDFGPLPPILEDGKTFDENAYKKASMTARYLGLPALADDSGLVVEALGGAPGVNSARYAGEGASDEDNIQKLLRAMEGVANRRARFECVLSIAVPRGPALTYEGFCEGEILHEKRGENGFGYDPVFYYPPMKKTFAQMSSDEKNRVSHRGKAMAELKEEFDKVLLWLEQRLSEEPV from the coding sequence CTGGCACGCCCACTGGTTCTTGCAACAACTAACCCGGGAAAGATCAGGGAATTCAAGGAACTGCTCACCGGATTCAAGGTGGACATCCGGAGTCTCAAGGATTTTGGTCCCCTGCCTCCCATCCTGGAGGATGGAAAGACCTTTGATGAAAACGCTTACAAGAAGGCTTCCATGACCGCCCGATACCTTGGGTTGCCTGCCCTGGCCGATGATTCCGGTCTGGTGGTGGAGGCCCTGGGCGGAGCTCCCGGGGTGAACTCGGCTCGCTATGCGGGTGAAGGGGCATCGGATGAGGACAATATCCAGAAACTCCTACGGGCCATGGAAGGCGTTGCCAACAGGAGGGCGCGGTTCGAGTGCGTCCTTTCCATCGCCGTTCCCCGGGGACCCGCCCTCACTTACGAGGGGTTTTGTGAGGGAGAGATACTCCATGAAAAGAGGGGGGAAAACGGGTTCGGCTATGACCCGGTCTTTTATTACCCGCCCATGAAAAAGACCTTTGCCCAGATGAGCAGCGACGAAAAGAACCGGGTCAGCCACAGGGGAAAGGCCATGGCGGAACTGAAGGAGGAGTTTGACAAGGTTCTCCTGTGGCTGGAACAGCGACTCTCGGAGGAGCCTGTTTAG
- a CDS encoding PAS domain S-box protein has protein sequence MERDLELRELRRRVEELEARLAECIETKNAIEDTGERYRILFDKINDAVLVHQPRHPDRPGLFIEVNKEACRKYGYSKEEFSRLTVENIVYHGGDQPFRERIRRLFKEKHILFESVHRTKEGTCFPCEVNAHLFDFQGKPTILSIVRDITDRKRAEEALREERDRAQKYLDIAGVIFLVLDRNGTVSLVNRKGIEVLGYSEEEILGKNWFDTFIPEENREPLRGFFQGMIEGKLQPVEYHENPILTKDGNIKIIAWHNSILRDKEGNISGTLSSGEDITRQKQDEEEKRKLMLMLQHAQKMEAIGTLAGGIAHDFNNILTPLIVHAEMALLDLQPDHTVRNNLEQILNSAKRARDLVKQILTFSRQQEHEPRPLKVGLIIKEALKLLRASLPTTIEIRQRILSQQDTVLADPVQIHQVFMNLATNAAHAMREDGGVLTVTLEDLVVGPEEKARHPELTANCRYVKLTVADTGHGMERAVLERIFEPYFTTKVKGEGTGMGLAVVLGIVKSHKGVITVESEPGKGSTFEIYLPRCPERPPVECEEIVHIPRGNETILLVDDEPGMIETLQLMLLRLNYKVEARTGSLDALQAFRANPDKFDLVITDMTMPHMTGIELAREILGIRSNIPIILCTGFSELVSEETAKAAGIKEFIMKPIVMNEIALTIRRALNTGDGFGNP, from the coding sequence ATGGAAAGGGATTTGGAGCTTCGAGAGTTGCGGCGAAGGGTGGAAGAGCTCGAGGCGCGTCTGGCTGAGTGCATCGAGACAAAAAATGCCATTGAAGATACCGGGGAAAGATACCGGATCCTCTTTGACAAAATCAACGATGCAGTTCTCGTTCATCAGCCTCGGCATCCGGATCGTCCAGGACTCTTCATCGAAGTCAACAAAGAGGCCTGCCGGAAGTATGGATACAGCAAAGAAGAATTCTCCAGGCTGACCGTGGAAAATATTGTGTACCACGGGGGCGACCAACCTTTCCGAGAGCGTATCAGGCGCCTTTTCAAGGAAAAACACATCCTGTTTGAATCCGTTCACAGGACCAAGGAAGGAACATGTTTTCCCTGTGAGGTCAATGCCCATCTCTTCGACTTTCAAGGAAAGCCGACCATCCTTTCCATAGTGAGGGATATCACGGACCGCAAACGGGCCGAAGAGGCCCTCCGGGAAGAGCGGGACAGGGCCCAGAAATACCTGGATATTGCCGGAGTCATTTTTCTCGTCCTCGACCGAAACGGGACGGTTTCGCTGGTCAACAGGAAGGGAATCGAGGTGCTCGGGTACAGTGAAGAGGAAATACTGGGAAAGAACTGGTTCGACACCTTCATCCCCGAAGAAAACCGGGAGCCTTTGCGCGGGTTCTTCCAGGGAATGATAGAAGGGAAACTCCAGCCGGTGGAATACCATGAAAACCCGATCCTTACCAAGGATGGAAACATCAAGATCATCGCCTGGCACAACAGCATCCTGAGGGACAAGGAAGGGAATATCTCGGGCACCCTGAGCTCTGGTGAAGACATCACCCGACAAAAGCAGGATGAAGAAGAAAAGCGGAAACTCATGCTCATGCTCCAGCATGCCCAGAAGATGGAGGCCATCGGTACCCTTGCCGGGGGTATCGCTCATGACTTCAACAACATCCTCACCCCCCTCATCGTTCACGCCGAAATGGCCCTTCTGGACCTCCAACCCGATCATACAGTGAGGAACAACCTGGAACAAATCCTCAACAGCGCCAAGAGGGCCCGGGACCTGGTCAAGCAGATCCTCACCTTCAGCCGACAGCAGGAACACGAACCCAGGCCCCTGAAAGTAGGGTTGATCATTAAAGAGGCCCTGAAACTCCTCCGGGCTTCCTTGCCCACAACCATTGAAATCCGCCAGCGGATCCTCAGCCAGCAGGATACCGTACTGGCCGATCCCGTCCAAATTCATCAGGTCTTCATGAACCTGGCCACCAATGCCGCCCACGCCATGAGAGAGGACGGGGGCGTATTGACTGTGACGCTGGAGGACTTGGTGGTGGGGCCTGAAGAAAAAGCCCGCCATCCTGAATTGACGGCCAATTGCCGTTACGTCAAGCTGACCGTGGCAGATACAGGGCACGGCATGGAACGAGCGGTGCTTGAGCGGATCTTTGAACCTTACTTTACGACCAAGGTCAAGGGGGAGGGTACCGGGATGGGCCTGGCGGTTGTGCTCGGCATCGTGAAGAGCCACAAGGGTGTCATCACGGTTGAAAGTGAGCCGGGAAAGGGAAGTACGTTCGAGATATACCTGCCCAGGTGCCCGGAGAGACCACCTGTAGAGTGTGAGGAGATCGTCCATATACCCCGGGGGAATGAAACCATCCTCCTTGTGGATGACGAGCCTGGCATGATAGAGACCCTTCAATTGATGCTCCTGCGGCTGAATTACAAGGTGGAGGCTAGAACCGGCAGTCTTGACGCCCTCCAGGCCTTCCGGGCCAACCCGGACAAGTTCGATCTGGTCATCACGGACATGACTATGCCCCACATGACAGGCATCGAACTGGCCAGGGAAATCCTGGGAATTCGATCCAATATCCCGATCATTCTTTGCACCGGGTTCAGCGAGTTGGTTTCTGAAGAAACGGCCAAGGCCGCCGGCATCAAGGAATTCATCATGAAACCCATCGTGATGAACGAAATCGCCCTAACCATCCGGCGCGCCTTGAATACCGGGGATGGTTTCGGGAATCCTTGA